A genomic segment from Armatimonadota bacterium encodes:
- a CDS encoding extracellular solute-binding protein, producing the protein MRLLVALVALFAVAHAQETRLIVWGLSLGEEQQGLAAQIKEFERRNPDIKVQLLSMGAGRMNPQKLMTAIVGKAPPDVIFQDRFTIGDWASRSAFRALDDLIERDKHLKEGVRQDDYYPACWNEAVYKGKVYAVPAGTDDRALLYNRAIFREVGLDPDRPPRTWDELLEYGKKLTKRNKNGQLERIGFIPNFGNSWLYLYSWQNEGEFMSPDGRTCTINNPQTREALEFMVRVYKELGGINEIDKFQSGFLGREQDPFFVGKVAMKIDGDWVLNGIARYAPDLDFAAAPPPVPTDRYHQRGRFAGKDRFITWNGGFSYAIPAGSRNVEAAWKFVKWMAGVESALISSEAQAAYYRTKGRMYVPRFSANMRVNEAVYAQYMPKDPKFRQVVQTYIDLLPVARFRPVTFVGQRLWDEHVRAFDQAVHLVKSPEAALAESQSKVQRELDKVYSRESNPIIEWRPVLISLGLLGLFLTAYLVSRWRSHRLPRMAKQEAYYGYAFVSPWLIGFLAFTAGPMIASLMLSFCDYDVLHPARWVGLNNYALLLTEDYEFLSKAFYNAFYLAVIGIPLNMATGLAIAMLLNTGVSGMTGYRTAYYMPAIVPTIAAAVLWGWALSGDPSRGLINAAWQATLTEWFGWTPPGWFSVPEWAKPGLIVMGLWGAGGGMILWLAGLQGIPQHLYEAAEIDGASKAEVFRRITLPMLSPYVFFNLIMGTIGALQEFDRIYVLGGGQGGSGPVDSMLVPVMYLFSNAFTYFKMGYASALAWIIFAIILALTLIQFKLAPRWVHYEAEKRG; encoded by the coding sequence ATGAGACTGCTGGTCGCGCTCGTCGCCCTGTTCGCCGTGGCCCATGCGCAAGAAACGCGATTGATCGTATGGGGCTTGTCTTTGGGAGAAGAACAACAAGGACTGGCAGCCCAGATCAAAGAGTTCGAACGGCGCAATCCCGACATCAAGGTGCAATTGCTGTCGATGGGCGCTGGCAGGATGAACCCGCAAAAACTGATGACGGCCATTGTGGGCAAAGCGCCCCCCGATGTCATCTTTCAAGACCGCTTCACCATCGGCGACTGGGCCTCTCGCTCGGCCTTCCGCGCTTTGGACGACCTGATCGAGCGGGACAAGCATCTTAAAGAGGGCGTGCGGCAAGACGATTACTATCCGGCCTGTTGGAACGAGGCGGTCTACAAAGGCAAGGTGTACGCAGTGCCGGCGGGCACAGACGACCGCGCGCTCCTCTACAATCGCGCGATCTTCCGAGAGGTCGGCCTTGATCCCGATCGACCGCCCCGCACCTGGGACGAGTTGCTGGAATACGGCAAGAAACTGACTAAGCGCAACAAGAACGGCCAGTTGGAACGCATCGGCTTCATCCCCAACTTTGGCAACTCTTGGCTCTATCTCTATTCGTGGCAGAACGAGGGCGAGTTCATGTCGCCCGATGGCCGCACCTGCACGATCAACAATCCGCAGACACGAGAGGCGCTCGAGTTTATGGTGCGCGTTTACAAGGAGCTCGGCGGCATCAACGAGATCGACAAGTTTCAGTCAGGCTTCCTTGGACGCGAGCAAGACCCCTTCTTTGTGGGCAAAGTCGCGATGAAAATCGATGGGGATTGGGTGCTCAACGGTATCGCCCGCTATGCTCCCGATCTTGACTTTGCCGCAGCCCCGCCCCCAGTGCCGACGGATCGCTATCATCAGCGCGGACGCTTTGCCGGCAAGGACCGCTTCATCACGTGGAACGGCGGCTTTTCCTACGCCATTCCGGCCGGCTCGCGAAATGTAGAGGCCGCTTGGAAGTTTGTCAAATGGATGGCGGGCGTCGAGAGCGCCCTGATCAGCTCGGAGGCTCAGGCAGCCTACTACCGGACGAAAGGGCGCATGTACGTGCCTCGATTTTCGGCCAATATGCGCGTCAACGAGGCTGTATACGCCCAGTATATGCCCAAGGATCCAAAGTTTCGACAGGTCGTGCAGACCTATATCGATCTGCTCCCTGTCGCGCGATTCAGACCGGTTACGTTCGTGGGGCAGCGGCTTTGGGACGAGCATGTCCGCGCTTTCGACCAAGCTGTGCACTTGGTCAAGTCTCCGGAAGCGGCGCTTGCCGAGTCGCAGTCGAAAGTTCAGCGCGAGTTGGACAAAGTCTACAGCCGCGAAAGCAACCCGATAATCGAGTGGCGCCCGGTCTTGATCTCGCTTGGTTTACTCGGCCTCTTTCTGACGGCCTATCTAGTGTCAAGGTGGCGGTCGCATCGCTTGCCGCGCATGGCCAAACAGGAGGCCTACTACGGCTATGCGTTCGTCTCGCCTTGGCTGATCGGTTTTTTGGCCTTTACCGCCGGGCCGATGATCGCGTCGCTCATGCTCAGTTTTTGCGATTACGACGTGCTTCATCCCGCTCGGTGGGTCGGTCTGAACAACTATGCGCTGCTGCTGACCGAGGACTACGAGTTTTTGTCGAAAGCCTTTTACAACGCCTTTTACTTAGCGGTGATCGGCATTCCGCTCAATATGGCGACCGGATTGGCGATCGCGATGCTGCTGAATACGGGCGTTAGCGGGATGACGGGCTATCGGACGGCCTACTATATGCCGGCCATCGTGCCGACCATTGCTGCTGCGGTGCTCTGGGGTTGGGCGCTGAGCGGCGATCCGAGCCGGGGGCTGATCAATGCGGCGTGGCAAGCGACCCTGACGGAGTGGTTCGGTTGGACGCCTCCCGGCTGGTTCAGCGTGCCCGAATGGGCCAAGCCCGGCCTGATCGTGATGGGGCTTTGGGGCGCAGGCGGCGGCATGATACTCTGGCTGGCCGGTCTTCAGGGCATCCCGCAACACCTATACGAAGCCGCCGAGATCGACGGCGCCAGCAAGGCCGAAGTGTTTCGCCGCATCACACTGCCCATGCTGTCGCCTTACGTCTTTTTCAACCTGATCATGGGCACCATCGGCGCGCTGCAGGAGTTCGACCGTATCTACGTCTTGGGAGGCGGTCAGGGCGGCTCCGGTCCGGTCGATAGCATGCTGGTGCCCGTGATGTACTTGTTCAGCAACGCCTTTACCTATTTTAAGATGGGCTATGCTTCGGCGTTGGCCTGGATCATCTTTGCCATTATCCTTGCGCTGACGCTGATACAGTTCAAACTCGCCCCGCGTTGGGTGCATTACGAAGCGGAGAAGAGAGGTTAG
- a CDS encoding type Z 30S ribosomal protein S14 yields MAKTTWIVKARLKPKYSTRKVNRCNVCGRRHGYIRFFSLCRICLREMAHRGLLPGVKKSSW; encoded by the coding sequence ATGGCCAAAACCACGTGGATTGTCAAAGCTCGACTAAAGCCAAAGTATTCGACCCGCAAGGTCAACCGGTGCAACGTTTGCGGGCGGCGGCACGGCTACATTCGTTTCTTTAGCCTTTGCCGAATCTGCCTGCGCGAAATGGCGCACAGGGGCCTGTTGCCCGGCGTCAAGAAGTCGAGCTGGTAA
- the rplF gene encoding 50S ribosomal protein L6, giving the protein MSRIGKAPITVPNGVEIKVDGLAVTVKGPKGQLSHDLPETITLEQQNGTLHVKRQDDERNNRCQHGLQRTLINNMVQGVSEGFEKALEIVGVGYRASMEGPTLVLQIGFSHLVKVPPMEGISFELAQDPQSKNGLILVRGIDKQRVGQQAADIRAIRPPDAYKGKGIRYKGEVIKTKAGKSAIGAKK; this is encoded by the coding sequence ATGTCAAGAATAGGCAAAGCGCCCATAACAGTGCCGAACGGCGTAGAGATCAAGGTCGATGGCCTTGCTGTAACCGTCAAGGGGCCAAAAGGGCAACTGAGCCACGACTTGCCCGAAACGATCACCCTCGAGCAGCAGAACGGTACGCTTCATGTCAAGCGGCAAGACGACGAGCGCAATAATCGATGCCAGCACGGCTTACAGCGCACGCTTATCAACAACATGGTTCAAGGCGTTAGCGAGGGCTTCGAAAAGGCGCTCGAGATCGTTGGCGTCGGCTATCGCGCCTCGATGGAGGGCCCGACGCTGGTGCTGCAGATCGGCTTCTCGCACTTGGTCAAGGTGCCGCCTATGGAGGGCATTTCCTTTGAGCTGGCGCAGGACCCTCAGTCCAAGAACGGTCTAATACTGGTGCGCGGCATCGACAAGCAGCGCGTCGGTCAGCAAGCCGCCGACATCCGAGCCATCCGCCCGCCGGACGCTTATAAAGGCAAGGGCATCCGATACAAAGGCGAGGTCATCAAGACCAAGGCCGGAAAGAGCGCGATCGGAGCCAAGAAGTAG
- the rpsH gene encoding 30S ribosomal protein S8 → MMTDPIADMLTRLRNAARAEMPSVSMPHSAAKERLANVLKEEGFVRAVNVDRSKQFPILQIALQYGKNGDCAIAHIERVSKPGRRIYRDVKGLRPVRRGLGSAIVSTSQGLMPDRECRKRNIGGEVVCILW, encoded by the coding sequence ATGATGACTGACCCTATAGCCGATATGCTCACCCGACTGCGAAACGCGGCGCGGGCCGAAATGCCCAGCGTCAGCATGCCGCATAGCGCGGCAAAAGAGCGTTTGGCGAACGTACTGAAAGAGGAAGGCTTTGTGCGAGCCGTCAACGTGGATCGCAGCAAGCAGTTTCCAATCTTGCAGATCGCGCTGCAATACGGCAAGAACGGCGATTGCGCCATCGCTCACATCGAACGAGTGAGCAAACCCGGACGCCGGATCTATCGAGATGTAAAAGGGCTTAGACCCGTTCGGCGCGGCTTGGGTAGCGCGATCGTATCGACCTCGCAAGGCCTTATGCCAGACCGCGAGTGCCGCAAGCGAAACATAGGCGGCGAGGTTGTCTGCATCCTCTGGTAG
- the greA gene encoding transcription elongation factor GreA encodes MKDDPKLYLTEEGYRALEAELKQLTTVERHRVADQFREYKEHGETGDEAEFESLKSQQAMLESRIHDVKAILARATVVKPSDVPTDHVSVGCLVEIQDAETNKKQKVQVVGAAEADPLKGRISYLAPLGEALMGRKKGDSVDVKLPHGRARYKVLKISK; translated from the coding sequence ATGAAAGACGACCCCAAACTCTATCTGACAGAAGAAGGCTATCGAGCATTAGAAGCGGAACTAAAGCAACTGACCACCGTTGAAAGACATCGAGTGGCCGATCAGTTTCGAGAGTATAAAGAACATGGCGAAACAGGCGACGAGGCCGAGTTCGAGAGCCTCAAGAGCCAGCAAGCGATGCTTGAGTCCCGGATACACGACGTAAAGGCCATTCTGGCTCGGGCCACCGTGGTGAAACCGTCCGACGTGCCGACCGACCATGTAAGCGTGGGCTGTTTGGTCGAGATCCAAGACGCGGAGACCAACAAGAAGCAGAAAGTGCAGGTGGTCGGCGCTGCAGAGGCGGACCCGCTAAAGGGACGGATCTCCTACCTGGCGCCGCTCGGCGAGGCGCTGATGGGTAGAAAAAAGGGCGATTCCGTGGACGTTAAACTGCCGCACGGACGCGCCCGTTACAAGGTGCTCAAGATTTCGAAGTAG
- a CDS encoding SOS response-associated peptidase, translating to MCGRFALCATANELARQFRLDLAFEIEPRYNISPAEPVLAVRINDAKQRELTHLVWGLIPFWAKDPTIGYKMFNARSETAWEKPSFKGAMRHKRCLIPASGFYEWKKEGSKKQPYLISMTDSPLMGLGGLYDRWHSPDGSLIESCAILTMEPNELVAQAHDRMPVIIHPDDYDAWLSPDLQRANEVDRLIGAPPPERMRMVPRDPRDTGTGTEN from the coding sequence ATGTGCGGCCGATTTGCCCTATGCGCCACCGCGAACGAACTGGCCAGACAGTTCCGTCTGGACTTAGCCTTCGAGATCGAGCCTCGATACAATATCTCTCCCGCCGAGCCCGTGCTCGCAGTCCGCATCAATGACGCCAAGCAGCGCGAACTGACCCATCTGGTTTGGGGGCTGATTCCCTTTTGGGCAAAGGATCCGACGATTGGATACAAAATGTTTAATGCCCGATCTGAGACGGCATGGGAGAAGCCCTCGTTTAAGGGCGCGATGCGGCATAAGCGCTGTCTGATTCCCGCCTCTGGATTCTACGAATGGAAGAAAGAAGGTTCCAAGAAACAGCCGTATCTCATTTCGATGACTGACTCCCCACTGATGGGCTTGGGCGGGCTTTACGACCGATGGCATTCGCCGGACGGCTCGCTGATCGAGAGTTGCGCGATCCTGACCATGGAGCCGAACGAACTGGTCGCACAAGCGCACGACCGAATGCCGGTCATCATTCACCCGGACGACTATGACGCATGGCTGAGCCCTGATCTGCAACGGGCAAACGAGGTGGACCGCCTGATCGGCGCCCCGCCGCCCGAGAGGATGAGGATGGTTCCTCGCGATCCGCGCGATACTGGAACAGGAACAGAGAATTGA
- a CDS encoding serine hydrolase — translation MNQSASERRLKAELDALAKPVKGIVGYSLYHTRQNHRIALNGDEIFPTASTIKVAVMGKAFEEVTSGRLGYLDKLAIAPDDRRGGAGFLQFYKDDAKPEIKELIHLMITVSDNTATIMLAKKLGVVAINEWLSRLNLKDTRLLSAIPPEEKELLALREKWGMGMATPNEMVALLDAIRTNKAGTVAACEAMIRILTHQYFDDLIAAQSPPWVPVASKSGSIDASRSDIAIVFSPSGPYILAVYAKEIEDRRWSKENESQKMIKAIARKVYQHYHPREKWSPPPGHDAL, via the coding sequence GTGAACCAGAGCGCTTCGGAACGCAGGCTCAAAGCCGAGTTAGACGCCCTTGCAAAGCCTGTCAAGGGTATCGTGGGCTACAGCCTCTATCACACGCGGCAAAATCACCGCATCGCGCTCAACGGCGACGAGATCTTCCCCACGGCCAGCACGATAAAGGTCGCAGTCATGGGCAAAGCGTTCGAGGAGGTGACATCGGGTCGGCTCGGCTACCTGGATAAACTCGCCATCGCGCCGGACGATCGGCGCGGCGGCGCTGGCTTCCTGCAGTTCTATAAGGACGACGCCAAGCCGGAGATCAAGGAACTGATCCACCTGATGATCACGGTCAGCGACAATACGGCGACCATCATGCTGGCCAAGAAACTCGGCGTTGTAGCGATCAACGAATGGCTTTCCAGGCTGAATCTGAAGGACACCCGGCTCTTGTCGGCTATCCCGCCCGAAGAGAAAGAACTCCTTGCATTGCGAGAAAAATGGGGGATGGGCATGGCAACGCCGAACGAAATGGTCGCCTTGCTCGACGCCATCCGCACGAACAAGGCGGGCACCGTCGCCGCCTGCGAAGCGATGATCCGCATCCTTACCCATCAATATTTCGACGATCTGATCGCCGCACAGTCGCCGCCCTGGGTGCCGGTCGCCAGCAAGAGCGGCTCTATCGATGCTTCGCGCTCCGACATCGCGATCGTCTTCTCTCCCAGCGGGCCTTACATTCTCGCTGTCTATGCGAAGGAGATAGAAGATCGCCGCTGGAGCAAAGAAAACGAAAGCCAAAAGATGATCAAGGCCATCGCCCGCAAGGTGTACCAACATTATCATCCGCGCGAAAAGTGGTCGCCTCCGCCCGGGCACGACGCACTATGA